One window from the genome of Trabulsiella odontotermitis encodes:
- a CDS encoding YraN family protein, translating to MAPVPAGTGRPSQLSRKQIGDAWELRARRWLENQGLRFIAANIRERNGEIDLIMREGRVTVFIEVRFRQSAHYGGAAASVTRSKQQKLLQTARLWLARHNGSFDTVDCRFDVVAFTGNEIEWLKNAFGE from the coding sequence ATGGCTCCAGTACCAGCAGGGACAGGTCGTCCCAGCCAGTTAAGCCGGAAACAGATCGGCGACGCGTGGGAACTTCGCGCGCGTCGCTGGCTGGAAAATCAGGGATTGCGGTTTATCGCCGCCAACATACGCGAACGAAACGGTGAAATCGACCTCATTATGCGAGAGGGGCGCGTCACCGTTTTTATTGAGGTTCGCTTCCGGCAATCCGCACACTATGGCGGAGCCGCCGCCAGCGTGACCCGTAGCAAACAACAGAAACTCCTGCAAACGGCCCGCCTGTGGCTCGCCCGTCACAATGGGAGTTTTGATACTGTGGATTGCCGTTTTGATGTGGTAGCCTTCACGGGCAACGAAATCGAATGGCTCAAAAACGCCTTCGGCGAATAG
- the kbaY gene encoding tagatose-bisphosphate aldolase subunit KbaY, translating into MGIISTKYLLQDAQAKGYAVPAFNIHNAETIQAILEVCYEMRSPVILAGTPGTFKHIAFEEIFALCEAYSASYDMPLALHLDHHESLADIRNKVNAGVRSAMIDGSHFPFDENVKLVKSVVDFCHRHDCSVEAELGRLGGVEDDMDVDEESAFLTDPQDARRFVAETGVDSLAVAIGTAHGLYTKRPKIDFARLEKIRAVVDIPLVLHGASDVPDEFVRRAIELGVCKVNVATELKIAFAAAVKKWFADNPDGNDPRYYMRVGMEAMKEVVRNKINVCGSMNKLTADSVTTS; encoded by the coding sequence ATGGGTATTATTTCAACGAAGTATCTTCTTCAGGATGCGCAGGCGAAGGGTTATGCCGTCCCTGCTTTCAACATCCATAACGCCGAAACCATTCAGGCGATCCTTGAAGTCTGCTATGAGATGCGCTCACCGGTGATCCTCGCCGGGACACCGGGCACCTTCAAACACATCGCCTTCGAAGAGATTTTCGCGCTATGTGAAGCCTACTCCGCGAGCTACGATATGCCGCTGGCGCTGCATCTCGATCACCACGAATCGCTGGCGGATATTCGCAACAAAGTGAACGCGGGCGTGCGCAGCGCCATGATCGACGGCAGCCACTTCCCGTTTGATGAAAACGTGAAACTGGTAAAATCGGTGGTGGATTTTTGCCATCGTCACGACTGCAGCGTGGAAGCGGAACTGGGCCGTCTTGGCGGCGTGGAAGATGATATGGACGTGGATGAAGAGAGCGCGTTCCTCACCGACCCGCAGGATGCCCGTCGCTTTGTCGCAGAGACCGGTGTTGACAGTCTGGCCGTTGCTATCGGTACCGCGCACGGTTTATACACCAAACGGCCGAAGATTGACTTCGCGCGACTGGAAAAAATCCGCGCGGTGGTTGATATACCGCTGGTGCTTCATGGTGCAAGCGATGTGCCGGACGAATTCGTTCGCCGCGCCATTGAGTTGGGCGTCTGCAAAGTCAACGTCGCCACCGAACTGAAAATTGCTTTTGCCGCCGCGGTGAAAAAATGGTTCGCCGACAACCCGGACGGAAACGATCCGCGTTATTACATGCGTGTCGGAATGGAAGCCATGAAAGAGGTGGTAAGAAACAAAATTAATGTTTGTGGCTCTATGAATAAGCTGACCGCGGACAGCGTCACAACATCATAA
- the agaB gene encoding PTS galactosamine transporter subunit IIB, with the protein MSSPNILLTRIDNRLVHGQVGVTWTTAIGANLVVVVDDDVAKDEMQQKLMSFTAENYGFGIRFFSIEKTINIIAKAAPHQKIFLICRTPSTVRKLLEGGVPLKDVNVGNMHFSEGKKQISSKVYVDESDLNDLRFIKSNGVNVFIQDVPGDAKESIPD; encoded by the coding sequence ATGAGCAGTCCAAATATTTTATTAACACGCATTGATAATCGTCTGGTTCATGGTCAGGTGGGTGTGACCTGGACAACTGCCATCGGCGCAAATCTGGTTGTGGTTGTTGATGATGACGTTGCGAAAGATGAAATGCAGCAGAAGTTAATGAGCTTTACTGCCGAAAACTATGGCTTCGGCATTCGCTTCTTCAGCATTGAAAAAACAATCAACATCATCGCTAAGGCCGCGCCACATCAGAAGATTTTCCTTATTTGCCGTACACCTTCTACGGTCAGAAAACTGCTGGAAGGGGGGGTACCGCTAAAAGATGTGAACGTGGGGAATATGCACTTTTCGGAAGGTAAAAAACAGATTAGCAGCAAAGTCTATGTCGACGAAAGCGATCTGAATGACCTGCGCTTTATTAAAAGCAATGGGGTAAATGTGTTTATTCAGGATGTTCCTGGCGATGCCAAAGAGAGCATTCCTGACTAA
- the nagA gene encoding N-acetylglucosamine-6-phosphate deacetylase produces the protein MSLVLRARRLLSEQGWLDDHQLRIEDGAIIAIEPIPAGVTVRDAELLCPAYIDIHVHGGAGVDVMDDAPQTLDTLAMHKAREGVGAWCPTTVTAPLDTIHAALKRIAERRQRGGPGAQILGSYLEGPYFTPQNKGAHPPEWFRELDIAELDALIALAQGSLRVVALAPEKPGALPAIKHLKQRSVRVMLGHSAATWAQTVAAFDAGADGLVHCFNGMTGLHHREPGMVGAGLTDNRARLELIADGHHVHPAAMQLCAHCAGERIVLITDAMRAAGMPDGHYDICGYAVEMRDGVVRTASGGLAGSTLSLDVAVRNMVQQVGVSPEEAIAMASLHPAKLLGVDDQLGSIRPGKRASLIALDSALHLQQTWVQGLAIPL, from the coding sequence ATGAGCCTTGTGCTACGCGCCAGACGGCTGCTGAGCGAACAGGGTTGGCTTGACGATCATCAACTCCGCATCGAGGACGGCGCAATCATCGCGATTGAGCCGATCCCGGCTGGCGTCACCGTGCGTGACGCCGAGCTGCTCTGCCCGGCGTATATCGATATTCACGTCCATGGCGGTGCCGGCGTTGATGTCATGGATGACGCCCCGCAGACGCTGGATACGCTGGCGATGCATAAAGCGCGTGAAGGGGTGGGTGCCTGGTGCCCCACCACCGTCACCGCGCCGCTGGACACCATTCATGCGGCTCTGAAACGCATTGCGGAACGCCGCCAGCGTGGCGGACCGGGCGCGCAGATCCTCGGCAGCTATCTCGAAGGCCCCTACTTCACGCCACAGAATAAAGGCGCTCATCCGCCGGAATGGTTTCGCGAACTGGATATCGCCGAGCTGGATGCGCTCATCGCGCTTGCGCAAGGCTCCCTGCGCGTGGTAGCGCTGGCGCCGGAAAAACCGGGCGCGCTACCGGCCATCAAACACCTGAAACAGCGCAGCGTGCGGGTCATGCTCGGACACAGCGCCGCAACATGGGCGCAGACCGTCGCCGCGTTTGACGCCGGTGCCGATGGGCTGGTGCACTGTTTTAACGGCATGACGGGGTTACATCACCGCGAGCCGGGCATGGTCGGCGCCGGGCTGACCGACAACCGCGCCAGGCTTGAGCTTATCGCTGATGGTCATCATGTCCATCCTGCGGCGATGCAGCTTTGCGCCCACTGCGCCGGAGAGCGGATCGTGCTCATCACCGACGCCATGCGGGCGGCGGGCATGCCGGACGGGCATTATGACATTTGTGGCTACGCCGTGGAAATGCGCGACGGCGTCGTGCGAACCGCCTCGGGTGGGCTGGCGGGAAGTACGCTGTCGCTTGATGTCGCCGTTCGAAATATGGTGCAGCAGGTGGGTGTCAGCCCGGAAGAGGCGATCGCCATGGCCTCGCTGCACCCGGCAAAACTCCTTGGGGTTGACGACCAACTGGGATCAATCCGTCCCGGCAAGCGCGCCAGCCTGATCGCGCTTGATAGCGCACTGCATTTGCAACAAACCTGGGTTCAAGGCCTGGCTATTCCCCTATAG
- the agaC gene encoding PTS galactosamine transporter subunit IIC codes for MHEITLIQGISLAALVFVLGIDFWLEALFLFRPIIVCTLTGAILGDIHIGLITGGLTELAFAGLTPAGGVQPPNPIMAGVMTTVIAWSTGVDAKTAIGLGLPFSLLMQYIILFFYSAFSLFMNKADRCAREANTAAFARLNWTTTLIVACSYSIIAFLCTYLAQGAMQALVKSMPAWLTHGFEVAGGILPAVGFGLLLRVMFKAQYIPYFIAGFLFVCYIQVSNLLPVAVLGAGFAVYEYFNAKAKAKESAQALPAAAKNDEEDYSNGI; via the coding sequence ATGCATGAAATTACGCTTATTCAAGGCATATCGCTTGCCGCTCTTGTATTTGTTCTAGGGATCGATTTTTGGCTGGAAGCACTATTTCTTTTTCGCCCCATTATCGTTTGTACCCTCACGGGTGCGATTCTGGGTGATATTCACATCGGCTTAATTACTGGTGGTCTGACCGAACTGGCTTTCGCAGGGTTAACGCCTGCGGGCGGGGTTCAGCCACCTAACCCGATTATGGCGGGGGTAATGACAACCGTCATTGCCTGGTCTACCGGCGTCGATGCAAAAACGGCGATCGGGTTAGGCCTTCCCTTCAGTCTGTTAATGCAGTACATCATTCTGTTCTTCTATTCGGCGTTCTCGCTGTTCATGAACAAAGCCGACAGATGCGCCAGAGAGGCCAATACAGCCGCCTTTGCCCGTCTGAACTGGACGACCACGCTGATTGTGGCGTGTTCCTATTCCATTATTGCTTTCCTCTGTACCTATCTTGCTCAGGGCGCGATGCAGGCGCTGGTGAAATCCATGCCAGCGTGGCTGACGCACGGGTTTGAAGTTGCGGGCGGCATTCTGCCAGCCGTCGGTTTTGGTCTGTTGCTGCGTGTCATGTTTAAAGCACAGTACATTCCTTACTTCATCGCCGGTTTCCTGTTTGTTTGCTACATCCAGGTCAGCAACCTGCTGCCTGTTGCCGTGTTAGGGGCTGGCTTCGCGGTTTATGAATACTTCAACGCGAAAGCAAAAGCTAAAGAAAGCGCGCAAGCTCTGCCTGCCGCCGCCAAAAATGACGAAGAGGACTACAGCAATGGGATCTGA
- the agaD gene encoding PTS galactosamine transporter subunit IID, with translation MGSEISKKDITRLGFRSSLLQASFNYERMQAGGFTWAMLPLLKKIYKNDKAGLSAAMKDNLEFINTHPNLVGFLMGLLISMEEKGEDRNTIKGLKVALFGPIAGIGDAIFWFTLLPIMAGICSSFASQGNLLGPILFFAVYLAIFFLRVGWTHVGYTVGIKAIDKVRENSQMIARSATILGITVIGGLIASYVHINVVTTFAIDATHNVALQQDFFDKVFPNLLPMGYTLLMYYLLRVKKAHPVVLIAVTFVLAILGSALGVL, from the coding sequence ATGGGATCTGAAATCAGTAAAAAAGATATCACTCGCTTAGGGTTTCGCTCCTCATTGCTCCAGGCGAGTTTTAACTACGAACGCATGCAGGCAGGCGGTTTCACCTGGGCGATGCTGCCGCTGCTGAAAAAGATCTACAAAAACGACAAAGCCGGGCTCAGCGCGGCGATGAAGGATAACCTGGAGTTTATTAACACCCACCCAAACCTGGTGGGCTTCCTGATGGGCCTGCTGATTTCCATGGAGGAGAAAGGCGAAGATCGTAACACTATCAAAGGGTTAAAAGTCGCCCTCTTTGGCCCAATCGCGGGTATCGGCGATGCGATTTTCTGGTTCACCTTGCTGCCGATCATGGCGGGTATTTGTTCGTCCTTCGCCAGCCAGGGCAACCTGCTGGGGCCGATTCTGTTCTTCGCGGTCTACCTCGCCATTTTCTTCCTGCGCGTGGGCTGGACGCACGTCGGCTATACGGTGGGGATCAAAGCCATCGACAAGGTGCGAGAAAACTCGCAGATGATTGCCCGTTCGGCGACGATCCTCGGTATCACCGTGATCGGCGGGCTTATCGCGTCGTACGTTCACATTAACGTGGTAACCACTTTCGCCATCGACGCCACCCACAACGTTGCGCTGCAGCAAGACTTCTTCGACAAGGTGTTCCCTAACCTGCTGCCGATGGGCTATACGCTGCTGATGTACTATCTGCTGCGGGTGAAAAAAGCGCACCCTGTCGTGCTGATCGCTGTGACGTTTGTGCTCGCGATTCTGGGTTCGGCGTTGGGAGTGCTGTAA
- a CDS encoding SIS domain-containing protein, with the protein MPDTNTPSLTHTGTWTEKEIRQQPVTWIRSLAHIDSIRRAIDNFLAPLLRKEDLQIVLTGAGTSAFIGDIITPWLSRHTGKNFCSVPTTDLVTNPMDYFKADKPLLLVSFARSGNSPESVAAVDLANQFVPESYHLMITCNDAGSLYQNAQHSDNAFALLMPAETHDRGFAMTSSITTMMASCLAVFAPEVINSHTFKDVADRSQAILDSLGDFSHGVFGHQPWKRIVYLGSGGLQGVARESALKVLELTAGQLAAFYDSPTGFRHGPKSLVDKETLVIVLVSSHPYTRQYDLDLLAELRRDGQAMHVVAIAADVDDVIKSGPHITLPPARAFIDVEQVFCFLMYAQVFALTESIRIGNTPDTPSASGTVNRVVQGVIIHPWLA; encoded by the coding sequence ATGCCTGATACCAACACGCCTTCTCTCACCCACACCGGAACCTGGACTGAAAAAGAGATCCGCCAGCAGCCTGTGACCTGGATCCGTTCGCTCGCCCATATCGACAGTATTCGCCGGGCGATCGACAACTTCCTGGCGCCTCTGCTGCGCAAAGAGGATCTGCAAATTGTCCTCACCGGCGCGGGAACGTCGGCATTTATTGGCGATATTATTACGCCGTGGCTTTCGCGCCACACCGGGAAAAATTTCTGCTCCGTTCCGACGACCGATCTGGTCACCAACCCTATGGATTATTTCAAAGCCGACAAGCCGCTGCTGCTGGTGTCGTTCGCTCGTTCAGGGAACAGCCCGGAAAGCGTGGCGGCGGTGGATCTGGCGAATCAGTTCGTGCCGGAAAGCTACCATCTGATGATCACCTGTAACGACGCAGGCAGCCTGTACCAGAACGCGCAGCACAGCGATAACGCCTTTGCCCTGCTGATGCCAGCCGAAACGCATGATCGCGGTTTCGCGATGACCAGCAGCATCACCACCATGATGGCCAGTTGCCTGGCGGTGTTCGCGCCGGAAGTCATCAACAGCCACACCTTCAAAGACGTTGCTGACCGTAGCCAGGCGATCCTCGACTCGCTGGGCGATTTCAGCCACGGCGTGTTTGGTCACCAGCCGTGGAAACGCATCGTGTATCTCGGTAGCGGCGGTCTGCAGGGCGTGGCACGGGAATCTGCGCTGAAAGTGCTGGAACTAACCGCCGGTCAACTGGCAGCGTTCTATGACTCGCCAACCGGTTTCCGTCACGGGCCGAAGTCGCTGGTCGACAAAGAAACGCTGGTGATCGTGCTGGTTTCAAGCCATCCGTACACCCGCCAGTATGACCTCGACCTGTTGGCCGAATTGCGCCGCGACGGTCAGGCGATGCACGTGGTGGCGATCGCGGCTGACGTTGATGACGTCATTAAGAGCGGCCCGCACATTACGCTGCCGCCTGCCCGCGCCTTTATCGATGTTGAACAGGTTTTCTGTTTCCTGATGTACGCGCAGGTCTTTGCCCTGACGGAATCCATCAGGATCGGCAACACGCCTGATACCCCTTCCGCCAGCGGAACGGTGAACCGTGTGGTTCAGGGCGTTATTATTCATCCGTGGCTTGCCTGA
- a CDS encoding galactosamine-6-phosphate isomerase encodes MKAIAFASFADYRALSEAACARLLALVRRKPDAVICLATGATPLLTYQLFVQAVKAQRLDVSQLTFVKLDEWVGLPANAAGTCETFLQQHIIQPLAITDEQYIAFNAETADECECVRIVDRIMHRGGLDLCLLGLGKNGHLGLNEPAAFLQPSCHIARLDSQTRQHDMIKHAGLPIEHGITLGLRDILAAREILFLVAGDGKQRAFTAFCEGKVTTELPASLLWLHPDTTCLYDRSSLPSFCTN; translated from the coding sequence ATGAAAGCGATCGCCTTCGCCTCGTTTGCTGATTACCGTGCGCTGAGTGAAGCGGCCTGCGCCAGGCTTCTTGCCCTTGTTCGCCGCAAACCTGACGCGGTTATCTGTCTGGCGACGGGGGCGACGCCTTTGCTCACCTATCAGTTGTTTGTTCAGGCGGTGAAGGCGCAGCGGCTGGATGTCAGCCAGCTGACCTTCGTCAAACTGGATGAATGGGTTGGATTGCCCGCAAATGCTGCGGGCACCTGTGAGACTTTCCTGCAACAGCACATCATTCAGCCGCTCGCTATCACCGACGAGCAGTACATTGCTTTCAATGCTGAAACGGCGGATGAGTGCGAGTGTGTTCGCATCGTCGACAGGATTATGCACCGCGGTGGGCTGGATTTGTGCCTGTTAGGTCTTGGGAAGAACGGTCATCTCGGCCTTAATGAACCAGCCGCGTTTTTGCAGCCGTCGTGTCATATCGCCCGGCTTGATAGCCAGACGCGTCAGCACGACATGATTAAGCACGCCGGTTTACCGATAGAACACGGCATCACACTGGGTTTGCGGGATATTCTGGCCGCCAGAGAGATACTGTTTCTGGTGGCGGGCGACGGCAAACAGCGCGCGTTTACCGCGTTCTGCGAAGGAAAGGTCACCACTGAGCTTCCCGCCTCGCTGCTGTGGTTGCATCCTGATACCACCTGTCTGTACGACAGATCATCGCTCCCTTCTTTCTGCACAAATTAG
- a CDS encoding penicillin-binding protein activator, whose translation MVPSTFLRSKAARCLPLVVAALLFAGCGTQPTDQSTAHLQGAAQANSGYYLQQMQQSADDSKTNWQLLAIRALLKEGKSQQASELFSQLPQELNADQRQEQSLLAVELKLAQKDFTGAQALLAKIDVSGLEEAQQARFWQDSITARQGRPSLTLLRALIAQEPLLATAQDKQKNIDATWQALSSMTQDQANALVINADENVLQGWLDLQRVWFDNRNDPNMMKAGVQDWQTRYPQNPGAKMLPTQLVNVQNFKPASVNTIALMLPLNGQAAVFGRTIQQGFEAAKNGNIGAVAGSAVPEQVAQVANANQSVISPAQAEVSDLTAEGTTEPPQAPVPQQPQAPVQTPAADQAQPQEQAPAQTPAPATPNSAQPTQAVAVTPANPSAVLKIYDTTAQPMDQLLAQAQQDGASLVVGPLLKNNVEELLKTNTPLNVLALNQPEKVENRANICYFALSPEDEARDAARHIHEQGKQSPLLLLPRSDLGNRVATAFAEEWQTLGGGIVLQQRFGSAAELRMGINGGSGIALTGSPVASSLPQQQGVIIGGLNIPAPPTDAQITSGSKVDAAYIIATPEEIAYIKPMIAMRNGSQTGTTLYASSRSAGGVAGPDFRLEMEGLQFSEIPMLAGSNPALMQQALGAVRNDYSLARLYAMGADAWALANHFSQMRQMPGFELNGNTGDLSADSDCVINRKLSWLQYQQGQVVPAS comes from the coding sequence ATGGTACCGTCTACTTTTCTTCGATCAAAAGCCGCACGCTGTCTGCCTCTTGTTGTGGCAGCGTTACTTTTCGCCGGCTGTGGCACCCAGCCTACTGACCAGAGCACGGCTCACCTTCAGGGCGCCGCGCAGGCTAACTCTGGTTACTATCTGCAGCAGATGCAACAAAGCGCTGATGATAGCAAGACCAACTGGCAATTACTCGCCATTCGTGCATTGCTCAAAGAGGGTAAAAGCCAGCAGGCGAGTGAATTGTTCAGCCAGTTGCCGCAAGAGCTGAATGCAGACCAGCGCCAGGAGCAGTCGTTGCTGGCGGTAGAGCTGAAACTGGCGCAGAAAGATTTCACAGGTGCCCAGGCGCTGCTGGCGAAAATCGACGTGTCTGGTCTCGAAGAGGCGCAGCAGGCGCGATTCTGGCAGGACAGTATCACCGCCCGGCAGGGGCGACCGTCACTCACCTTGCTGCGGGCGCTGATTGCGCAGGAGCCGCTGCTGGCGACGGCGCAGGATAAACAGAAAAATATCGATGCCACCTGGCAGGCGCTCTCCTCCATGACGCAGGATCAGGCGAACGCGCTGGTCATCAATGCCGACGAAAACGTACTGCAGGGCTGGCTGGATTTGCAACGTGTCTGGTTTGATAACCGCAATGATCCCAACATGATGAAAGCAGGCGTCCAGGACTGGCAGACCCGCTATCCACAAAACCCCGGAGCGAAAATGCTGCCGACGCAACTGGTGAATGTGCAGAATTTCAAACCGGCGTCAGTGAACACCATCGCGCTGATGCTGCCGCTGAACGGTCAGGCCGCCGTCTTTGGTCGTACTATCCAGCAGGGTTTTGAAGCGGCGAAAAACGGCAACATTGGTGCTGTTGCCGGTAGCGCAGTGCCTGAGCAAGTCGCTCAGGTCGCCAATGCTAATCAGAGCGTGATCAGCCCGGCGCAGGCCGAAGTCAGTGATCTGACCGCCGAAGGGACGACGGAGCCACCGCAGGCACCAGTCCCGCAGCAACCTCAGGCACCGGTTCAGACCCCCGCCGCCGATCAGGCTCAGCCGCAGGAACAGGCACCAGCACAGACGCCGGCACCGGCAACGCCAAATAGCGCACAGCCGACGCAGGCCGTTGCTGTCACGCCGGCGAATCCGTCCGCAGTGCTGAAAATCTACGACACCACCGCGCAGCCGATGGATCAACTGCTGGCGCAGGCGCAGCAGGATGGTGCGTCGCTGGTCGTCGGGCCGCTGTTAAAAAACAACGTTGAAGAGCTGCTCAAAACCAACACACCGCTGAACGTACTGGCGCTGAACCAGCCGGAAAAGGTCGAGAACCGGGCGAATATCTGCTACTTCGCCCTCTCCCCGGAAGATGAAGCCCGCGATGCGGCACGTCATATTCACGAGCAGGGCAAACAGTCTCCGCTGCTGTTGCTTCCGCGCAGTGATCTCGGCAACCGCGTCGCCACCGCTTTTGCCGAAGAGTGGCAGACTCTGGGCGGCGGTATCGTTCTTCAGCAGCGTTTTGGTTCTGCTGCGGAACTGAGAATGGGCATTAATGGCGGTTCAGGCATCGCGCTGACTGGCAGCCCGGTGGCCTCCAGCCTGCCGCAACAGCAGGGCGTGATCATTGGCGGGCTGAACATTCCGGCGCCGCCGACCGACGCACAGATCACCAGCGGCAGCAAAGTCGATGCAGCCTATATCATCGCCACGCCGGAAGAGATTGCCTATATCAAACCGATGATCGCGATGCGCAACGGCAGTCAGACGGGCACCACACTGTACGCGAGCTCCCGCAGCGCCGGTGGCGTCGCCGGGCCGGATTTCCGTCTCGAAATGGAAGGATTGCAGTTCAGCGAAATTCCGATGCTGGCGGGCAGCAACCCTGCGCTGATGCAGCAGGCGCTGGGCGCCGTGCGTAATGATTACTCTCTGGCGCGCCTGTACGCGATGGGCGCCGATGCCTGGGCGCTGGCGAACCATTTTTCACAGATGCGCCAGATGCCGGGCTTTGAACTGAACGGCAATACCGGCGATCTGAGCGCCGATTCTGACTGCGTGATTAACAGGAAGTTATCATGGCTCCAGTACCAGCAGGGACAGGTCGTCCCAGCCAGTTAA
- the rsmI gene encoding 16S rRNA (cytidine(1402)-2'-O)-methyltransferase, which yields MKQHDSADNSQGQLYIVPTPIGNLADITQRALTVLQDVDLIAAEDTRHTGLLLQHFAINARLFALHDHNEQQKSETLLAKLQEGQNIALVSDAGTPLINDPGYHLVRTCREAGIRVVPLPGPCAAIAALSAAGLPSDRFCYEGFLPAKSKARRDALKALEEEPRTLIFYESTHRLLESLEDVCAVLGESRYVVLARELTKTWESIYGAPVGELLAWVKEDENRRKGEMVLIVEGHKAQEDALPADALRTLALLQAELPLKKAAALAAEIHGVKKNALYKYALEQQG from the coding sequence ATGAAACAACACGATTCCGCAGATAATTCTCAAGGTCAGCTCTATATTGTTCCCACTCCGATCGGGAATCTGGCTGACATTACCCAGCGTGCGCTGACCGTGTTGCAGGATGTCGATCTTATCGCCGCCGAAGACACCCGTCATACGGGTTTACTGTTACAGCATTTTGCGATTAATGCCCGCTTATTTGCTCTTCATGACCATAACGAACAGCAAAAGTCGGAAACGCTGCTGGCAAAACTGCAGGAAGGGCAGAACATCGCGCTGGTGTCAGATGCCGGTACGCCGTTGATTAACGACCCGGGCTACCACCTGGTGCGCACCTGCCGGGAAGCCGGGATCCGCGTGGTGCCACTGCCGGGGCCGTGCGCAGCCATCGCCGCACTGAGTGCCGCCGGTCTGCCTTCGGACCGTTTCTGCTACGAAGGCTTTTTGCCCGCTAAATCCAAAGCGCGCCGTGACGCGCTGAAAGCGCTGGAAGAAGAGCCGCGCACACTGATTTTTTATGAATCGACCCATCGTCTGCTGGAGAGTCTGGAAGATGTCTGCGCGGTGCTTGGCGAATCCCGCTACGTGGTGCTGGCGCGCGAACTGACCAAAACCTGGGAATCTATCTACGGGGCGCCAGTCGGCGAACTGCTGGCGTGGGTGAAAGAAGATGAAAACCGCCGCAAGGGCGAAATGGTGCTGATTGTCGAAGGTCATAAGGCGCAGGAAGATGCACTGCCCGCCGACGCTTTGCGCACGCTGGCGCTGCTGCAGGCCGAACTACCGCTGAAAAAAGCGGCGGCGCTGGCGGCAGAAATCCACGGCGTGAAGAAAAACGCGCTGTACAAATACGCACTGGAGCAGCAAGGGTAA